agcgctgggtcaactcaactctccaacccctccagggatggggactcccccctgccctgggcagcccattccaacgcccaacagccccttctgcaacgaaatccttcctcagagccagtctgaccctgctctggcgcagcttgaggccattccctcttctcctattgcttgttacttggttcaagaaactcatccccacctctctgcaacctTTCATGTAtttgtagagggccaggaggtctcccctcagcctcctcttctccagactaaacccccccagttcccccagctgctccccagcagacctgtgctccagaccctgccccagctccgttgcccttctctggacacggtcgagtcactcaatgtcctttatgtaatgaggggcccaaaactgaacccagtcattgaggtgcggcctcaccagtgccgagcacaggggtcagatcccttccctgtccctgctggccacgcccgTGCTGATGCAAGTCAGGATAccattgaccttcttggccacctgagcacacctctggctcctgttcagccggctgtcagtcaacccccccccccggttcctctctgactggcagctctccagccactcctccccaagcctgcagcactgatgggggttgttgtggcccaaggtcAGCACCCAGCGTTTGGCCTTATTTGGccactcccccagttgggctcagcccatggctccagcctgtccaggtctctctgcagagcctccctaccctcgagcagataaatactcccacccagctgggtgtcatctgcaaactgactgagggtgcactcgatcccctcgtctaggtcatcaataaagatgttaaacaggagcggccccaacactgagccctgagggacaccactagtgaccggctgccaactggatttaactccgttcaccaccactctttaggcccggccatccagccagtttcttacccagcgaagtgtgtgcccatccaagccacgagcaaaCAGTTTTTCCAGGGCAGTGTAGTGAAAAACGgcgtcaaaggccttactaaatcaaggtagacaacgtccacagcctttccctcatccaagaaGCAgatcaccctgtcgtagaaggagatcaggtttgtcaagcaggacctgcctttcctaaccCGTTCTGACTGAgactgatcatctggttgtcccgcacgtgctgtgtgatggtactcaggatgagctcatccatcagcttcccgggcatgGAAGTCAAGCTCACAGGCCTgcaatttcccagatcatccttcctaCCCTTCTTATATAGGGGAATAACTGGCTGATTtgcaatctgttgggacctcctgagtcagccagggctgctggcaAAGTGGCTTGGTGATcaacccagccagctccttcggCACCCAGGGGGGAATCCCATTTGGTCCTATAGagttgtgtatgtctgtgtgatgcagtaaaTATACTCTGATTCCCTGAAGGAAATGCTCTTTCACTGGCGGCTGATGTTTGGCCAAGAGCTGGATATGGCCCATGGTGCAACTAAAGGCTGTGAACGCAGAGCAAGGAGGGTGAGGGGGGCTTTGAACTAAGACGGGTCATAGTGGTTTTGTCTGTGCAATGCTTTGACCTCACGCGCGGTGCCAAGGCCTGTGCCATTTGCGTTATGGTGCGAGCTTTGCTGTCCATAAGGCAGCGGTAATGCGCTGGCAATCAGGTGCGTGAGCACAAGCTGTACCCGGAGCAAGGCTGCGTGGGTCCGAGCCCTTGGAAGTGCCGGGCGAAGGCGCCTTTGCCCGCTGTGCCAGAGCCCGGCCCCCGGGAGCGCGGCCATCGGGCGGCTGCGGTGGCGTCGCGGCGCCTCCGGGTGCCGCTGttggccgcggggagcggcgctggAGCCGGAGCCGGCGCCGCGTCCTGCCCCCGCCGGCTGCTCGCTCGCCCGGCGCCGGCCAGAGCGGCAGCGGCGCGGGCAGCAGAGGCGAgaggcggcgcggcgcggggagcagcggcgTCCGAGCCGGCGCCGAGCTCGCTGCCCTCCGGCGGCCCCTGCGCTCGGTGCGGAGAGCGGCTGGAAGGGCGGCAgggcagcggcgggagggaggagcGCGGCGAGCGCTGGCGAGGatggcgggcgggcggcggcagagCCGGCGGCGAGCAGCCgggccagtgctgctgcccgCTCTGCTGCTGGGCTTGTGCTGCCGGGCGGCGCCGGAGCGGATCCGCTACGCCATCCCcgaggagctgggcagaggctcGCTGGTGGGGCCGCTGGCGCGGGACCTGGGGCTGAGCCCGGCGGAGCTGCCGGCACGCAAGCTGCGGGTGGCGACTGCCGCTGAAAGGCAGCTGAAATACTTCTCGGTGAGCGCGGAGAGCGGGGAGCTGTACGTGAGCGAGAGGCTGGACCGGGAGGAGATGTGCGGCGAGGCGGCGTCCTGCTCCGTCAGCTTCGAGGCGCTGGTGCAGAACCCGCTCAACGTTTTCCACGTCGAGGTGGACATCCAGGACGTCAACGACAACTCCCCGCGCTTCAGCAAGGCTGCTCTGGATCTCGAGATCGCAGAGTTGACACTTCCCGGGGCGCATTTCCCGCTCGAGGTCGCCCGGGACGCGGACGTGGGCAGCAACGCGCTGCTGACTTACCAGCTCAGCAGCCACCCGTCCTTCACCCTTGCCATGAAGGAGGGCCCGGGTGGGAAGAAGCAGCCGGAACTGGTGCTGGAGAGCGCGCTGGACCGGGAGAAGCAGAGCTCCTTCCAGCTGGTGCTGACGGCGCTGGACGGCGGGGAACCAGTGAGGTCCGGGACTGTGCAAGTTCGCGTCAACGTGACGGACgccaacgacaacgcgcccgtgTTCGGACAAAGCATCTACAAGATACAAGTGCGGGAGAACGTGCCGGCGGGGTCGCTGGTGCTGCGGGTGCGGGCCACGGATGCGGACGCGGGATCCAACGGGCGGGTCTCCTACTCCTTCGGCAACGTCCCGGACATTGTCCGCGCGCTGTTCAGCGTCGACGGGGAGAGCGGCGAGATGAGGACTGCGGGGCCCCTCGATTTCGAAGAGAAGAGCAAGTACAGCTTCGGCCTGGTGGCGAGGGACGGTGGCGGGCTCTCGGGTCACTGCGACGTGGAGATCGACATCACCGAcgagaacgacaacgcgcccgaaATCACGCTGTTGTCGGTGTCGAGCCCGGTGCCCGAGGACGCGCCGGTGGGCACGGTGGTGGCCCTGCTGAACGTGATGGACCGCGACTCCGGGGAGAACGGTCAGGTGTCGTGCGAGCTGTCGGGCGAGGCGCCGCTGTCGCTGGTGGCGTCGTCGTCGGGCGGCTCGTACAAGGTGGTGACGGCGAGCGCGCTGGACCGGGAGCAGGCGGGCGAGCACCGGGTGACGGTGGTGGCCCGCGACCGGGGCAGCCCGGCGCTGTCCGGGCGCGCGGCGCTGGTGCTGGAGGTGtcggacgtgaacgacaacgcgccggtgTTCGAGGAGGCCGCCTACAGCGCCTACGTGGCGGAGAACAACGCGGCGGGCGCGCCGGTGCTGCGCGTGCGCGCGCGGGACGCGGACGCGGGCGCCAACGGGCGCGTGAGCTACtggctggcgggcggcagcgcgggcgcgGCGCCCTACGTGTCGGTggaggcgcggagcggcgcggtgTACGCGCAGCGCTCCTTCGACTACGAGCAGTGCCGCGAGTTCGCGGTGGCGGTGCGGGCGCAGGACGGCGGGGCGCCGGCGCGGAGCTCGACGGCCACGGTGCGCGTCTTCGTGCTGGACCGCAACGACAACGCGCCGCGGGTGCTgtggccggcggcgggcgcggggccgggcgcggtcgcggcggggccggcgccgttCGAGGTGGTGCCGCGGTCGGCCGAGGCCGGGTACCTGGTGGCCAAGGTGGTGGCGGTGGACGCGGACGCGGGGCGCAACGCGTGGCTGTCGTACGAGCTGGTGCAGGCGCCGGAGCCGGCGCTGTTCCGCGTGGGGCCGCACAGCGGCGAGGTGCGGACGGCGCGCGCCGTGTCGGAGCGGGACGCGGCCAAGCAGCGGCTGGTGGCCGTGGTGAAGGACCACGGGCAGCCGGCGCTGtcggccacggccacgctgcaCGTGGTGCTGGCCGAGAGCTTGCAGGAGGCGCTGCCGGAGCTGAgcgagcgggcggcgggcgccgACTCGGCGGCGGAGCTGCAGTTCTACCTGGTGCTGGCGCTGGCGCTCCTCTCCGCCCTGTTCCTGCTGAGCGTGGCGCTGGCCGTGCTGGcgcggctgcgccgggccgggccgcccgccgtcCTGCGCTGCCTGGGCGCGCAGCGCTtctccgcggccggcgccgccttCCCGGCCGACTTCTGCGAGGGCACCTTGCCCTACTCCTACAACCTGtgcgcggcgccgggccgcgccgtggCCGAGGGCGCttggctgccgccgccgccgccgctgcccagcCTGCCCGCGGAGGAGCTTCTCGGCGGGGAGCGCTGCGGGAAGCGGAGCCCGAGCAGCAGCGCCGGCGCGGGAGAGCCGCCCGCCGAGCCCGACGCACCGCAGGTCTGTGAGCCCGCGCGCTCTCGCTCTTCCCCTTCGGCCGGGCGGAGCCGTCGTGCCTCTGGCCCGGGCTCTTCCGCGGCTGCTGTGCGCGGGGAGCGCTCCTCCGGCTGCCCGGGAGGGAAGGAACGAGCGGGGGATGCCCcttgctctgccagcaggcaggcagccgcGGCACTCCGTGCTCTGCCGGCGGCCGCAGGCTCAGCGTCTCCCGGGGGGGTTTCTCGCCGGCCATCCTTTGAGTAAATTCAGGATCGTGCCTGAGGGAAAATGTGGTGGACACTTTTTGATGGAGACTCTTCCTTCCtcgttgctttttttttttttttcccaaaccaaTGCATTAGAACCAGGCCGATAGCTGCATGCAAACCCGTCGGTTTTCTGCATGAATTCAGAACTCACAGATTGTTTTTCCGTGATGAAGGAGGAGGGTGTCCCCCATCTTTTGAGGGAGGCTTCCGTAGCTCAGGTGGGAGCAGTTATTTATTCCAGTGATTGTTGCTCTGTGCAGTTATTTcgctctttttcttccctgggtATTGGTGTTAGTTCCCTCTTCTTCAGCGTTCCTGATCTGTCTTTCATACACAAATGAAACTGTAAAACCGGATGtcgaaagaaaaaataaatcttctacTATGTTTTGAAcctcttcccttttcctctccccttttcaCTAAGAGACTTACTTGGACCTGGTTGATGGCGTTGACAGGGAAATACTAAACCGAGGAATTTGTTTTCTCAGCCACTTTTCAGTCGTTATCGAATCTGCCTGTTTGAGCAGAGAGGCTATAACCACCTTGAGAACATATCTAAAAGGGGAAGGAACTTTAGAAGTAAAATGAGATCAGTGAGGCACTCGAATACAGTTATTACGAATTACACTTTTAGAAATGCTCTGCATACTTTAGGTTGTGCAGCTGTACTTGTCGTCACCTACTGTCCTACAGTATTATGTTGAAAATACGAACTACCAAAAAGAGGATTCAAGGGTTAGATTAATCATTTATTAACAAGAAGCAATCTTTTACACCgtgatttatttgaaaatgaaagttcTTCTGGTCGTTCAAGTTATCGTATAACTTGGgtaaatgcaaatgtgtttcaGCTATGCCACCCCTAACTTAATGTGGGgtattaaaaaggaaatctcaCGGTAGTGTCCTTCACCTTTGTTTTTCCACCCATTTTTAACTGTATCTTCGCATGTAGCACCGTTTAATGCGATTGCGTTGCTCAGTTTGCCACAGTGCAAAAATACCGTTGAGAACAAAAGACCGACGCAGTCGCGTGGCTGCGCTGAATGGGCAGAGGAGCCAAGGCAGCGGTACCCGCTGCGGTTCTTGCCGCGCTCGCCAAGGCGTTTTCCCGGCAGCTGGCTGGAGCCGAGCAGATGCTTCGGGCCGGGGTCAGTGCAGGTGCCTCCCGCCTCCTGGGGAGCTGTAGTGcagcccggggtgggggcagagaaCGAGTTGCGAGCAGTAGCGGCGCCTCCTCCTGTGCTGTGTTCCCAGGAAGGTCTCCTGGGGAGCAATCCCTGAGCCCGTGGCGGGGCGGAGCAAGCCCAGCTCCTCCGGAGCGGTAGGGGCCGAGGGGGCTTAGATTCCGAGATGATGGACCCCACCTTCTTCAGCCTTGACGTGTCTCGGCTCAGTCGGCGGCGGTGGGAGACTTCATTGGAAGCGTGTTCCGGGGGGCTGAAGATTGAAAGCCAAGTTCCTGCCGCTTGGGTTAGGGAGCCCGACACCtctgcttctgtgtgtgtgtgtgtgtgtgcgaaatattttgtatttcagagccTGTTCTGTCTTGCTGTCCTTGTAGCCGTCATTCCAGCATGACGGGTACAAAAATCCGTGGTGGGGACTGTGCTTTTGGACTAATGCTCGAAGACCCGTGATATTCTACacgttaaataaataaataaagtattatAGTTGCTATGTATTGGCCATGAGCAAGGGTTCTTTCCCGTGCGGTCGGAGTAACGGGCATCGTTAAAGGAAAGAACGGCTCAGAGAAAAGCCCGTGCAGGAAATCCCGCGTCCCCATTGGAGGGAGGATCTTCATTGCTGCCTTGTGCTGTCGGGACGGGGCGAGTTCCTGTGGCTGTAGGATGCATCTGTGATCTGCAGAAAGCGTGAAGGCAACGTCCTTGAAGCTCGACTACTGCAAAAAGCTGTGCAATTCGCGGAGGAGACTGTGCTGTCGGAGCGAGGGGAACAGGCTCGTCCTATGTGACATGACATTCATCGCCGTTAGCACTTGGTCACTCCCGTGCGGAAGGAGTAAGAGAGTGCCGGGCCGTCGTTGGTTTGTTCTTGCTTTGCGGTGGGGATGTCggcgaggaggaaggaggagctgTCGGGGAGAGACGGCAGCGCAGGAGCTCCCCGCCGGGCGGGCAGCGATGTCTGTGTCGGTGGCGCCGGTGCCGTCCCCGCGAGGTGTccgtgggcagggccgggcgggcagcgctcGGCAGCGCTCGGTGCCTGCAGTGCCGGGAGGAGGCTGCGGGCGCCGCTGTTGACCGAGGAGGAGCGAGAGGAAGGCCGGAGCGCTGCAGGCAGCCCCGCCCGCTGCGGCCcggctcgctcgctcgctcgctggCTGGCTCGGCGGCCGGGCGGTCTGCGAGCGTCCCCGCGGTGCGGAGCCGTGCTGCAGCGaggcggaggggccggcggcagcggccggggccggcCACAGGGAGCGGCAGCcggagagggaagaaggaggaggatcaGGATCCAGAGCCGTGAAcgggagccggagccggagccggagccagAAGCGAttcggcgggcggcggcgggtcggTGTCGGCGGTGTTGCGGGGCCCCAGGGGCCGCGGCGGAGATGTgcgcggcggggaggcgccggggccggcgggagcgagCCCTGCTGTGGTGCGTGCTGGTGGCGGCGTGGGAGGCGGCGTGGGGGCAGCTGCGCTACTCGGTTCCCGAGGAGATGCCCAAGGGCTCGTTCGTGGGCGACGTGGCCAAGGacctggggctggagctgacGGCGCTCCGCGACCGCGGCCTCCGCGTTGTCTCCGCAGGGAGGACACAGTATTTCTCCCTGCACGGGAAGACGGGACACTTGGTGACGGCGGAGAGGATCGACAGAGAGCAGCTGTGCGAGAGTGTGCAGCGATGCGTGCTGCGGTGTGAGGTGATAGTGGAGGGGGAAATGCAGGTTTACGGAATCGAAGTGGAAATCACGGACATTAACGACAACGCTCCCAGCTTCCGAGAGGCAGACACGGAACTGAGAATGAGCGAGACGACATCGCCGGGGTCCCGTTTTCCGCTGCCCAGGGCTCACGACCCGGACTCGGGAGCGAATTCCCTGCAGCGCTACGAGCTGAGCGGCGACGAGCACTTCTCGCTGGCCGTGCGGGCGGGCCCCGACGGGGACCAGCGTCCCGAGCTGGTGCTGGCGAAGGCGCTGGACCGCGAGGAGGCGGCGTTTCACGAGCTGGTGCTGAGGGCGAGCGACGGCGGCGACCCGGCGCGGACGGGCACGGCGCGGATCCGCGTGGCGGTGCTGGACgccaacgacaacgcgcccgtgTTCGGCCAGGCGGAGTACACGGTGCGTGTGCCGGAGGACGTGCCCGTGGGCTCCACCCTCCTCACCGTCACGGCCACCGACGCTGACGAAGGGGTGAACGGCCACGTGAAGTACTCGCTGAAGAAAATCACAGAGAAAGTCTCGAAGATTTTCCATCTGAACGCCGAGACGGGAGCGATCACGCTGGTGCGGAGCCTGGACTTCGAGGAAGCGGCTCTATACAAACTGGAGGTGCAGGCACATGACGGCGGCGAGCTTTTCGACACAGCGAAAGTCACGATCACGGTGACAGACGTAAACGACAACGCGCCCGAGATTTCGGTGCGGTCGGCGCTGAGCGAGATCTCAGAGGACGCCCCGTCGGGGACGGTGGTGGCCCTGCTGCACGTGCAGGACCGCGACTCGGGGGCGAACGGCGAGGTGCGGTGCAGCATCGCGGAGAACCTCCCGTTCCGGCTGGAGAGGTCGTTGGGGGACTACTACCGCGTGGTGACGTCGAGGCAGCTGGACCGGGAGGAGGTGGCGGAGTACAACGTGACGGTGCGGGCGGCCGACGGCGGGTCGCCGGCGCTGCGGAGCAGCGCGGTGCTGGCGCTGCGGGTgctggacgtgaacgacaacgcgccggtgTTCGCGGAGGCGCGCTACAGCGCCCGGCTGCCCGAGAACAACGCGGCGGGCGCGCTGGTGCTGACGGTGCGCGCGGCGGACGCGGACTGGGGGCAGAACGCGCGCGTGCGGTACCGGCTGTCGGAGGGGCGGGTGCGGGGCGCGCCGCTCTCGTCCTACGTGTCGGTGCAGGCGGAGACGGGCGCGCTGTACGCGCTGCGCTCCTTCGACTACGAGGAGGTGCGCGAGGTGGGGCTGTGGGTGCGGGCGGAGGACGGCGGCGCGCCGGCGCTGAGCAGCAACGTGTCGGTGCGGCTCGTGATCGTGGAcgagaacgacaacgcgccgcAGGTGCTGTACCCGccgccggcgccggggccgggcgcggggccgggcgcgggctgGGCGGGCGTGGAGCTGGCGCCGCGCTCGGCGGAGCCCGGGGCGCTGGTGGCCAAGGTGGTGGCGGTGGACGCGGACGCGGGGCAGAACGCGTGGCTGTCGTACGAGCTGGCCAAGGCGACGGAGCCGGGGCTGTTCCGCGTGGGGCTGCACAGCGGCGAGGTGCGCACGGCGCGCTTCCCGCTGGCCCGCGACGCGGCGCggcagagcctggtggtggtggtgaaggaccACGGGCGGCCGGCGCTGTCGGCCACGGCCACGCTGACGGTGGTGCTGGCCGAGAGCGTGGCCGAGCTGCTGTCGGAGctgggcagcgcggcggcggcgccgggcgagcCGGCCGGCAGCCTGACgcggtggctggtggtggccgtGGCGGCCGTGTCCTGCCTCTTCCtcgccttcctgctgctgctgctggcgctgcgcCTGCGGCGGTGGCGCCGCTCGCAGCTgctggcggcgggcagcggcgccttGCGCGGCGTGCCGGCCTCGCACTTCGTGGGCATCGACGGCGTCCGCGCCTTCCTGCGCTCCTACTCGCACGAGGTGTCGCTCACGGCCGACTCGCGCAAGAGCCAGCTCCGCTTGTCGGCCGGCAGCTGCTGCGACaccctcccggcccggccgccgcccgacGAGCCCGCGCCGCTGCTCGGGGAGgaccccgccgctgccccggtgAGTTCCCGTGCCCGGACTTCCCGGCTCCGCGACGCTTCGCTCTGCTGCTGCTCGGGCCTGGCCGCGCCGCGTCCCGCCCGCTGCGGAGGGGGGTCTcgctcccaggcaggcagcgctTCCCGCGGCACCGCGCCGGCTGCCGCTGCCTCTGGCTGGCGGGAGGGGAGCGTGGGACCGGGGCTcagcgctgccgctgctgccggcCGCGGGACAAGGGGCTCACTGTCGGCTGGAGTTTCCTTTGAACGGGGCTTTGTGCTCTTATCGCTCGCCACGTCCTTTCTCATTTTGTGCCCTGCCACGTGTAATACTCGTTTTGCTCTCGGTATTCGTGGGTGTTGCGTTAATAGCAAATGGAAGTTTACGTTATTACCAGGGGCTGACGTTTTCCCGACAGCACATGGGTGAGATTGTTTCCAAACGGACCGTTAATGGTCCCGTGTATAAGCTTTGAGGTCACTTAATACTTTCCATGCGGCCTTATTGCTGCTTTGGTACCATCGCCTGCTCGCGTGTAGTAGCACTTCATCTTTCACTGTTTATTAGATACTACCGTAAAATCCGGGTGTGAGGAAGAGAGTACTGTGTATTATTTATCACCGTACTGGTTAGAAAGGTGATTCCTCTTGTTCTGTGTTCCTTACCAGCCACTGATCAGTTTTACTTATAGGATTTGACTGTTACAAACCCTCAATTATTTTTATCGTGAACGGCGTGCTAACTGAGGTGTTTTTCTCAAGTGCCTCTTTGGTTCATTTAATCAGCACTCTTCTCTTGCTACACATCGTTTTCATTTAACATTGTTTAGGATGACTGGAAGCCATCGTCTGAAACTAAGAGCCGGCTGTGCCTGCTTTAGGGCCGGTCTTGTGCTTGTCTCATAGGTGAAAGCTCCTCACACAGTGTGTTCCTCAGCCAGTACTGACAGCAGTGTCCATTTTGGGCACCAGAATGCAGTGTGCGTGAAGTACCTCTTGCTCAACGGGAAGACCATTCCCAGACGTTCCTGCGAATTCCTTGTTGCTTGCGGGAAATTCCGTGGTTGGGTCAGTAGTGAGCTCCATGCTCCGGACTGAGCGAGAGGGTGAAAGAGGAGTGAAATTACTTGTTGATAGGTATTAAATTCTAAGGTACATGTGTGTACATGAGCACTAGTTGTTCACCCGGGTGGTGAGCCACCGCTGTGCTCTTCAAAGATGTAGCAGAGTTAAGGACCGGGATGTTCCCAGGCTGAATATGTGCTTATAGACTCTCCTGGGGCCTTCAGACGTAGGTGAACTGTTAGAAAGTAGAGGGTATTGCTGCGGTTTCTGCTGGGGTGTGTTACGGACGGCATGGCACCTCAAGAAATGTCAGGATACTTCTGCTGTGAAGGATTATTCACTTGTGCTTTTCATGTCACCTTACAGCTTGTTTCGTATTGCTAGCCCTCATGTAGCAGCGCTTGCTCTTTCGATGTTAAGTTTTTAAAACTGACGTGAAACGGTGTGTGTGTGGAACAGAGCAGCACGCCTTTTTAATAGTGCTCCTGGTTAGAAAGGTTGTT
This genomic interval from Athene noctua chromosome 12, bAthNoc1.hap1.1, whole genome shotgun sequence contains the following:
- the LOC141965226 gene encoding uncharacterized protein LOC141965226; translation: MAGGRRQSRRRAAGPVLLPALLLGLCCRAAPERIRYAIPEELGRGSLVGPLARDLGLSPAELPARKLRVATAAERQLKYFSVSAESGELYVSERLDREEMCGEAASCSVSFEALVQNPLNVFHVEVDIQDVNDNSPRFSKAALDLEIAELTLPGAHFPLEVARDADVGSNALLTYQLSSHPSFTLAMKEGPGGKKQPELVLESALDREKQSSFQLVLTALDGGEPVRSGTVQVRVNVTDANDNAPVFGQSIYKIQVRENVPAGSLVLRVRATDADAGSNGRVSYSFGNVPDIVRALFSVDGESGEMRTAGPLDFEEKSKYSFGLVARDGGGLSGHCDVEIDITDENDNAPEITLLSVSSPVPEDAPVGTVVALLNVMDRDSGENGQVSCELSGEAPLSLVASSSGGSYKVVTASALDREQAGEHRVTVVARDRGSPALSGRAALVLEVSDVNDNAPVFEEAAYSAYVAENNAAGAPVLRVRARDADAGANGRVSYWLAGGSAGAAPYVSVEARSGAVYAQRSFDYEQCREFAVAVRAQDGGAPARSSTATVRVFVLDRNDNAPRVLWPAAGAGPGAVAAGPAPFEVVPRSAEAGYLVAKVVAVDADAGRNAWLSYELVQAPEPALFRVGPHSGEVRTARAVSERDAAKQRLVAVVKDHGQPALSATATLHVVLAESLQEALPELSERAAGADSAAELQFYLVLALALLSALFLLSVALAVLARLRRAGPPAVLRCLGAQRFSAAGAAFPADFCEGTLPYSYNLCAAPGRAVAEGAWLPPPPPLPSLPAEELLGGERCGKRSPSSSAGAGEPPAEPDAPQVCEPARSRSSPSAGRSRRASGPGSSAAAVRGERSSGCPGGKERAGDAPCSASRQAAAALRALPAAAGSASPGGVSRRPSFEKEELSGRDGSAGAPRRAGSDVCVGGAGAVPARCPWAGPGGQRSAALGACSAGRRLRAPLLTEEEREEGRSAAGSPARCGPARSLARWLARRPGGLRASPRCGAVLQRGGGAGGSGRGRPQGAAAGEGRRRRIRIQSREREPEPEPEPEAIRRAAAGRCRRCCGAPGAAAEMCAAGRRRGRRERALLWCVLVAAWEAAWGQLRYSVPEEMPKGSFVGDVAKDLGLELTALRDRGLRVVSAGRTQYFSLHGKTGHLVTAERIDREQLCESVQRCVLRCEVIVEGEMQVYGIEVEITDINDNAPSFREADTELRMSETTSPGSRFPLPRAHDPDSGANSLQRYELSGDEHFSLAVRAGPDGDQRPELVLAKALDREEAAFHELVLRASDGGDPARTGTARIRVAVLDANDNAPVFGQAEYTVRVPEDVPVGSTLLTVTATDADEGVNGHVKYSLKKITEKVSKIFHLNAETGAITLVRSLDFEEAALYKLEVQAHDGGELFDTAKVTITVTDVNDNAPEISVRSALSEISEDAPSGTVVALLHVQDRDSGANGEVRCSIAENLPFRLERSLGDYYRVVTSRQLDREEVAEYNVTVRAADGGSPALRSSAVLALRVLDVNDNAPVFAEARYSARLPENNAAGALVLTVRAADADWGQNARVRYRLSEGRVRGAPLSSYVSVQAETGALYALRSFDYEEVREVGLWVRAEDGGAPALSSNVSVRLVIVDENDNAPQVLYPPPAPGPGAGPGAGWAGVELAPRSAEPGALVAKVVAVDADAGQNAWLSYELAKATEPGLFRVGLHSGEVRTARFPLARDAARQSLVVVVKDHGRPALSATATLTVVLAESVAELLSELGSAAAAPGEPAGSLTRWLVVAVAAVSCLFLAFLLLLLALRLRRWRRSQLLAAGSGALRGVPASHFVGIDGVRAFLRSYSHEVSLTADSRKSQLRLSAGSCCDTLPARPPPDEPAPLLGEDPAAAPVSSRARTSRLRDASLCCCSGLAAPRPARCGGGSRSQAGSASRGTAPAAAASGWREGSVGPGLSAAAAAGRGTRGSLSVKAPHTVCSSASTDSSVHFGHQNAVCVKYLLLNGKTIPRRSCEFLVACGKFRGWVSSELHAPD